The Chloroflexota bacterium sequence CAGCCTCGTTACGAGTTCATCGCGGCCTTCGGGGGTGAGCGGCTGAACGACGCAGACGACGGGTTGCGGCAGATAGTCGGCAACCTCCTCGTACCCTCTGGGACGCGACGCCAAGCCAAAACGATTGCCCGTTTTCTTGTAATGGTTGATGAACGCGTTTACCATCTGTGCGACGGTGGCGCGCAGGTCGCGGTCGGCCACCTCGTCCAGCCCATCCAGCAGGACCAGGCACTTTCCCGCGTTCAGCCGACGGTGGAAGAAATCGGGGGGCAAAAGCAGGTCATGCTCGGCGAAGTAGTCCTCAATGAACTTGCGCAACGCCAGCGGCGCGGGGTTCGTGTACTCCTTGCGGTTGTCGGCCAGAAAGCGGCCAAAGTTGCGCAGGGGCACAAGGATGGGCAGGAGCGGGTCGCCCGTCCAGTCTAGCCGGTCGGCCGCCTCGCCGCGGGCAAAGGCAAGGGCCATGTGGCGCAGCAGGGTTGTCTTTCCGCTGCCGGGCTTCCCCTTCAGCAGGAACACCCGATACTTGGCAAGCACCTCCTTCACAGTTACGGGCTTGTCTTGCTCAGCATCGGTCTCCATCTCCTCGCGTGCGAAGTCTCTGAAGCCCATGCGGGCCTGCTTGCGACGCATGCGCTCCTCGGCTTCGGGATCTTGCACTTCCAGCGGCACGAAGACAGTTTCCAGTTCGGCCTCGGTGCACACCTGCCCCGGCCGGCCCGATGGTTTGATGAACAGGAACGACAGCGCGCTGCAGGACTCGATGACGTGGGCGAGGTACTCCTTGAGGGCTTGCACGTCATTCTTGTCGGGGTCTATGTTGCGGTCCAGGAGCAGGACACGCCAGTAGCGCGCAATCCGCGCCGCGTCCTCGCTGATGTTCCGGATGTGTTCGCGGTTCCTCTCGTCGTTGGCGTACTGGATGAGTGCCCCGTAGACTGGATGTTCGGATAGGTAAAAGCGCGTCTTCCGCAGGAACGTGGCGAGGACAGGCAGGCGGTCAGATGGCCAACGCAGCCTGCTCACGAGTTCGCGCGGGATGAGCGCGGGATCGTCTTCCGTCATCAAGAGCACCGCGCGGGCCATGTCGCGGCGGAGTTCGGGGTTGTCTTTGGCTTGCATCTGATCAAACCCCAGGTTCAGCGCGTAGCGGACAAACCCTTCCGGTTCGCAGTCGGCACCGATATCGGCGAACGCCTGCTCCACGGCCGTGAGCAAGTCTTCATCGCTCTCAATCTGATCCAACTTGCGGTTGACGAGACGTTTCAGCGCCTCCTCGGCGGGTTTCGGCGCAAGCGCAGCCGTTACTTCGCCCAAGCCCAGTCCCAGGGCCGCTGCGATTCCGATTATGATGGGAGCAACCATAGCCCACCTCCTACGCGCACGCAGACGTCCACAACCGTGGTCCGCGCACAAGTATAGCGCAAGTGGGCGATGGGTGTCCAGCAGCGGGGGCGCGGCGCTGCCGACGTCGGGGCCGGCCTACCCCACCATTTGGATTCCCTGCTCGGCAAACCGAACGACGCTCGGTCATTCTCGCCCCAGAATTGAGATGCAGCCCCCAACGCGCGTACTTGACACCCCGTGCTTCTGACGGTATTCTTGGCGCATGACCGAAGAGGTCGCGGCGAAATCAATCCGGGAGCACTCATCATGGACGACCACATGGACGTGTTGATTCCAGAGAGCCTGCCCGAAGACCATCGTTCGGGGTTCGTGGCGCTGGTGGGCCGGCCCAATGTGGGCAAGTCCACGCTGATGAACGCCTACCTGGGGCAGAAAATCGCCATCGTCTCCGAGAAGCCCCAGACGACGCGCCAGCGGATTCTCGGTGTCCTGACGGAGCCACATTACCAGATCGTGTTCGTGGACACGCCGGGCATCCACACGCCGCACCACCGGCTCGGTGAGTACATGGTAACCACGGCCAGGCGCGCGCTCAAGGACGCGGATGTGATCCTGTGGCTGGTGGACGGGTCTGTCCCGCCGACGCCTGACGACGAGTCCATCGGGCAGATTCTGCGGGATGCGGCGAAAGTACCGGTGATTCTGGCCGTCAACAAGATAGACCTGGTACGCGAAGAGGACTGGGATGGCATCGCCGCGCCGTACCTGGCCCTGGCGAACGTCCATGCCCACGCGCTCATCTCCGCGACGCGCGGGGATAATCGGGACCGCCTGTTGGAGATGATTGTGGAGGCGCTGCCGCTCGGTCCCCGCTACTTCCCCGAGGAGCAGGTTACGGATCAGGACGAGCGGTTCCTGGCGGCGGAGTTGATTCGCGAGCAGGTGTTGCGCGAGTGCCACCAGGAGGTGCCCCACTCCGTTGCCGTGATCGTGGACGAGTTCAAGGATCGCAGCGATGATCTCTCCTATATCAGCGCCACGATTGCCGTGGAGCGCGAGTCGCAGAAGCAGATTGTG is a genomic window containing:
- the era gene encoding GTPase Era — its product is MDVLIPESLPEDHRSGFVALVGRPNVGKSTLMNAYLGQKIAIVSEKPQTTRQRILGVLTEPHYQIVFVDTPGIHTPHHRLGEYMVTTARRALKDADVILWLVDGSVPPTPDDESIGQILRDAAKVPVILAVNKIDLVREEDWDGIAAPYLALANVHAHALISATRGDNRDRLLEMIVEALPLGPRYFPEEQVTDQDERFLAAELIREQVLRECHQEVPHSVAVIVDEFKDRSDDLSYISATIAVERESQKQIVIGRGGSMLKRIGQGARLEIEKALGRRVYLELWVKVLPKWRRDPALLKRLGYVLPPEADAD